One Oncorhynchus keta strain PuntledgeMale-10-30-2019 chromosome 23, Oket_V2, whole genome shotgun sequence DNA segment encodes these proteins:
- the LOC118402453 gene encoding ATP-binding cassette sub-family F member 2-like yields MPSDLAKKKAQKKKEAAKSRQKTKKTEDGEGERPEEGQENGAISNGVESLTKEMDEFELKKTEARAVTGVLASHPNSTDVHVTSMSLTFHGQELLQDTSLELNSGRRYGLIGLNGTGKSMLLAAIGHREVPIPEHIDIYHLTREMSPSEKTALQCVMEVDAERIHLEKEAERLASEDSECEKLMELYERLEELDADKAEVRASQILHGLGFTASMQQKKLKDFSGGWRMRVALARALFLKPFMLLLDEPTNHLDLDACVWLEEELSQFKRILVLISHSQDFLNGVCTNIMHLHERKLKYYTGNYDQYIKTREELEENQMKRFNWEQDQIKHMKNYIARFGHGSAKLARQAQSKEKTLQKMVASGLTESVKNDQTLSFCFPPCGKIPPPVIMVQNVSFKYSDDQPHIYKNLEFGIDLDTRVALVGPNGAGKSTLLKLLMGELLPTDGMIRKNSHVKIGRYHQHLTEQLELDLSPLDYMMKCYPEIKEREEMRKIIGRYGLTGKQQVNPIRNLSDGQKCRVCFAWLAGQNAHMLFLDEPTNHLDIETIDALADAINEYEGGMMLVSHDFRLIQQVAQEIWVCEKQTITKWNRDILAYKDHLKKKIDKNSHGV; encoded by the exons ATGCCTTCCGACCTGGCCAAGAAGAAGGCGCAGAAGAAGAAGGAAGCCGCCAAATCCCGCCAGAAGACAaaaaaaactgaggatggagagggagagagaccagaggaagGCCAGGAGAATGGAGCCATAAGCAACG GTGTGGAAAGCCTGACCAAGGAGATGGATGAGTTTGAGCTGAAGAAGACTGAGGCGCGGGCGGTGACTGGCGTGCTGGCTTCGCACCCCAACAGCACAGATGTGCACGTCACCAGCATGTCGCTCACCTTCCATGGGCAGGAGCTGCTGCAGGACACCAGCTTGGAGCTCAACTCGGGCCGCCGCTACGGCCTCATTGGCCTCAACGGCACTG GTAAATCCATGTTGCTGGCAGCCATTGGCCACCGTGAGGTACCTATCCCAGAGCACATTGACATCTACCACCTGACCCGTGAGATGTCTCCCAGTGAGAAGACTGCCCTGCAGTGTGTCATGGAGGTGGACGCGGAAAGGATCCATCTGGAGAAGGAGGCAGAGCGCCTGGCATCCGAGGACT CCGAGTGTGAGAAGCTGATGGAGCTTTATGAGCGCCTGGAGGAGCTGGACGCAGATAAGGCTGAGGTGCGGGCCTCCCAGATCCTCCACGGCCTGGGCTTTACCGCCTCCATGCAGCAGAAGAAGCTTAAGGACTTCAGCGGAGGCTGGAGGATGCGCGTTGCTCTGGCCAG GGCCCTGTTCTTGAAGCCGTTCATGTTGCTGCTGGATGAGCCCACCAACCACTTGGACCTGGATGCCTGTGTGTGGCTGGAGGAAGAGCTTAGCCA ATTCAAACGTATTCTGGTCCTGATCTCCCATTCGCAAGATTTCCTCAACGGCGTGTGCACCAACATCATGCACTTGCACGAGCGCAAGCTGAAATACTACACG GGCAACTACGACCAGTACATTAAGACCAGGGAGGAGTTGGAAGAGAACCAGATGAAGAGGTTCAATTGGGAGCAGGACCAGATCAAACACATGAAG AACTACATTGCCCGGTTTGGGCACGGCTCAGCCAAGCTGGCTCGCCAAGCCCAGAGTAAAGAGAAGACTCTGCAGAAGATGGTGGCCTCGGGCCTGACTGAGAGTGTTAAGAATGACCAA ACCCTGTCATTTTGTTTTCCTCCCTGTGGGAAGATTCCCCCTCCTGTCATCATGGTCCAAAATGTCAGCTTCAAGTACTCTGATGACCAG CCCCATATATACAAGAACCTTGAGTTCGGTATCGACCTCGACACCCGAGTGGCCCTTGTGGGGCCCAACGGGGCCGGGAAGTCCACCCTGCTTAAACTCCTCATGGGAGAG CTCCTCCCCACTGATGGAATGATCCGCAAGAACTCCCACGTCAAGATTGGCAGATATCACCAG CATCTAACAGAGCAGCTGGAACTTGACCTCTCCCCCCTGGATTACATGATGAAGTGTTACCCGGAGAtcaaggagagggaggagatgaggaagatCATTGGCCGCTATGGGCTGACAGGCAAACAGCAG GTGAACCCCATTAGAAACTTGTCCGACGGGCAGAAGTGCCGGGTGTGCTTTGCCTGGCTGGCCGGGCAGAACGCCCACATGCTCTTCTTGGACGAGCCCACCAATCACTTAGATATCGAGACCATCGATGCCCTGGCTGACGCCATCAACGAGTATGAGGGTGGCATGATGCTGGTTAGCCACGACTTCCGGCTCATCCAACAG GTGGCCCAGGAGATCTGGGTGTGCGAAAAGCAAACCATCACCAAATGGAACCGGGACATCTTGGCTTACAAAGACCATTTGAAAAAGAAGATCGACAAAAATTCTCATGGTGTATAG
- the LOC118402454 gene encoding phakinin-like, protein MPLPRRRSSFLGQHSAAERPGSASTRAGTAGITTAPRGVFVGTAPTGGTCSLGTRVSRRALGISSVFLQGLRSTAVPVMPHGAGAGGRQHPGGAESLNCCLMEYRDKVHALELLNQQLEEQIRHCLDRKASSAGAWGPLRQDWEDVYRQVSESILDNARLMLQTENVQANAEDFKDRYENEQPFRKAVEEEISSLYKVIDDANLTKSDLESQMDSMRAELRDLARNHEEDVRVLYNQMAGREVDEPDAPIETNLDQILAYIRSHWERVIEKNRAETDAYLEYKQEESVGSKLSHEEEELESLKTEYNDAGCKIQSLQAETESIRALKRGLENSLNDAKHWHDIELQNLGSVIGKLKSELGDVHGDTEQQRRDYETLLGNKMRLELEIGSYHGILDGEESRYHPSMCTSASEPVGRRTPLPPHLEPHGGPAPQGSNTSSY, encoded by the exons ATGCCTCTGCCAAGACGTCGGTCCTCCTTCTTGGGCCAGCACTCCGCTGCAGAGCGCCCGGGTAGCGCCAGCACCAGGGCTGGCACCGCGGGCATCACCACAGCCCCCCGGGGCGTCTTTGTGGGGACAGCCCCCACGGGCGGCACCTGCAGCCTGGGCACGCGAGTGTCGCGGCGTGCCCTGGGCATCAGCAGTGTGTTCCTGCAGGGGCTGAGGAGCACGGCTGTGCCTGTTATGCCCCATGGGGCTGGGGCTGGTGGCAGGCAGCACCCCGGGGGTGCTGAGAGCCTTAACTGCTGCCTGATGGAGTACAGGGACAAGGTGCACGCCCTGGAGCTGCTCAACCAGCAGCTGGAGGAGCAGATCCGACACTGCCTGGATCGTAAGGCGTCCAGTGCCGGAGCCTGGGGTCCCCTCAGACAGGACTGGGAGGACGTCTACAGGCAG GTTAGTGAGTCCATCCTCGACAATGCCAGGCTAATGCTGCAGACAGAGAATGTGCAGGCCAACGCTGAGGACTTCAAGGACCG GTATGAGAATGAGCAGCCCTTTAGGAAAGCGGTTGAGGAGGAGATCAGCTCTCTGTACAAGGTGATTGACGATGCCAACCTGACCAAGTCAGACCTGGAGAGCCAGATGGACAGCATGAGGGCTGAGCTCCGAGACCTGGCCCGCAACCACGAGGAG GACGTGAGGGTGCTGTACAACCAGATGGCAGGCCGTGAGGTGGACGAACCGGACGCTCCCATTGAGACAAATCTGGACCAGATACTGGCCTACATCCGCTCCCACTGGGAAAGAGTCATCGAGAAGAACCGTGCCGAGACCGATGCCTACCTGGAATACAAG caggAGGAGAGTGTGGGCAGTAAGCTGAGTcatgaggaggaggagctggagagTCTGAAGACGGAGTATAACGATGCTGGTTGTAAAATCCAGAGTTTGCAGGCCGAAACCGAGTCCATCAGAGCACTG AAGCGCGGCCTGGAGAACTCCCTGAACGACGCCAAGCATTGGCATGACATCGAGTTGCAGAACCTGGGATCCGTCATTGGCAAGCTGAAGTCAGAGCTGGGCGACGTCCATGGCGACACTGAACAGCAACGCCGTGACTATGAGACGTTGCTGGGCAACAAAATGCGCCTGGAGCTGGAGATCGGCAGCTACCACGGCATCTTGGATGGGGAGGAGAGCCGCTACCACCCCTCGAT GTGCACGAGTGCATCAGAGCCTGTCGGGAGACGAACTCCCCTTCCTCCCCATTTGGAGCCCCACGGCGGCCCAGCACCTCAAG GTTCCAACACATCTAGTTACTAG
- the LOC127911123 gene encoding histamine N-methyltransferase-like: protein MSYATRSLVEDDNRYLKSFQLFRECSSEHQCMQDFIHVILPDILAR, encoded by the coding sequence ATGTCCTATGCTACGAGGAGTCTGGTGGAGGATGATAACAGATACCTCAAGTCCTTCCAGTTGTTCCGAGAATGCTCCTCTGAACATCAGTGCATGCAGGACTTCATCCACGTCATCCTGCCTGACATACTAGCCAGGTAA